A portion of the Gasterosteus aculeatus chromosome 12, fGasAcu3.hap1.1, whole genome shotgun sequence genome contains these proteins:
- the mafa gene encoding transcription factor Maf isoform X1, whose protein sequence is MASELAMSNSDLPTSPLAMEYVNDFDLMKFEVKKEPVEPDRNISQCSRLIAGGSLSSTPMSTPCSSVPPSPSFSAPSPGSGSEQKTHIEDFYWMSGYQQQLNPEALGFSPEDAVEALINSSHQLQSFDGYARGPQFAGAAGAGGAMAGEEMGSAAAVVSAVIAAAAAQNGGQHHHHHHHHHGNSHHQAAGVQSNGTSGTVHPHMRLDDRFSDDQLVSMSVRELNRQLRGVSKEEVIRLKQKRRTLKNRGYAQSCRYKRVQQRHVLEGEKTHLIQQVDHLKQEISRLVRERDAYKEKYEKLISNGFRENGSSSDNNPSSPEFFMSISAVLKCSTTGWH, encoded by the exons ATGGCATCAGAGCTGGCAATGAGCAACTCCGACCTGCCCACCAGTCCCCTGGCCATGGAATATGTTAATGACTTCGATCTGATGAAGTTTGAAGTGAAAAAGGAGCCGGTGGAGCCCGATCGCAACATCAGCCAGTGCAGTCGCCTCATCGCCGGGGGATCCTTGTCTTCCACCCCGATGAGCACGCCGTGCAGCTCGGTGCCCCCGTCCCCAAGCTTCTCGGCGCCCAGTCCGGGCTCGGGGAGCGAGCAGAAGACGCACATAGAGGATTTCTACTGGATGTCCGGTTACCAGCAGCAGTTGAATCCAGAGGCGCTGGGCTTCAGCCCCGAAGACGCGGTCGAGGCGCTGATCAACAGCAGCCACCAACTCCAGTCGTTCGATGGCTACGCCAGGGGCCCGCAGTTTGCCGGCGCCGCCGGGGCAGGAGGCGCCATGGCCGGGGAGGAGATGGGCTCCGCCGCGGCGGTGGTGTCGGCGGTCATCGCCGCGGCGGCCGCTCAGAACGGAgggcagcaccaccaccaccaccaccaccaccacggcaACAGCCACCACCAGGCGGCCGGCGTCCAGTCCAACGGCACCTCTGGGACGGTCCACCCGCACATGCGCCTGGACGACCGGTTCTCAGACGACCAGCTGGTCTCGATGTCGGTGCGGGAGCTGAACCGGCAGCTGCGGGGGGTCAGCAAGGAAGAGGTGATCCGATTGAAACAGAAGAGGAGGACCCTAAAGAACAGAGGCTACGCGCAGTCGTGCCGGTACAAGCGGGTCCAGCAGCGGCACGTCCTGGAGGGGGAGAAGACGCATCTCATCCAGCAGGTCGATCACCTAAAGCAGGAGATCTCCAGGCTGGTGCGGGAAAGGGACGCGTACAAAGAAAAGTATGAGAAGCTCATCAGCAACGGCTTCAGAGAAAATGGATCGAGCAGTGACAACAACCCTTCATCCCCGGAGTTTTTCAT GAGCATTTCAGCTGTGTTGAAGTGCAGCACCACCGGCTGGCATTAG
- the mafa gene encoding transcription factor Maf isoform X2 codes for MASELAMSNSDLPTSPLAMEYVNDFDLMKFEVKKEPVEPDRNISQCSRLIAGGSLSSTPMSTPCSSVPPSPSFSAPSPGSGSEQKTHIEDFYWMSGYQQQLNPEALGFSPEDAVEALINSSHQLQSFDGYARGPQFAGAAGAGGAMAGEEMGSAAAVVSAVIAAAAAQNGGQHHHHHHHHHGNSHHQAAGVQSNGTSGTVHPHMRLDDRFSDDQLVSMSVRELNRQLRGVSKEEVIRLKQKRRTLKNRGYAQSCRYKRVQQRHVLEGEKTHLIQQVDHLKQEISRLVRERDAYKEKYEKLISNGFRENGSSSDNNPSSPEFFMSSRKFLHL; via the coding sequence ATGGCATCAGAGCTGGCAATGAGCAACTCCGACCTGCCCACCAGTCCCCTGGCCATGGAATATGTTAATGACTTCGATCTGATGAAGTTTGAAGTGAAAAAGGAGCCGGTGGAGCCCGATCGCAACATCAGCCAGTGCAGTCGCCTCATCGCCGGGGGATCCTTGTCTTCCACCCCGATGAGCACGCCGTGCAGCTCGGTGCCCCCGTCCCCAAGCTTCTCGGCGCCCAGTCCGGGCTCGGGGAGCGAGCAGAAGACGCACATAGAGGATTTCTACTGGATGTCCGGTTACCAGCAGCAGTTGAATCCAGAGGCGCTGGGCTTCAGCCCCGAAGACGCGGTCGAGGCGCTGATCAACAGCAGCCACCAACTCCAGTCGTTCGATGGCTACGCCAGGGGCCCGCAGTTTGCCGGCGCCGCCGGGGCAGGAGGCGCCATGGCCGGGGAGGAGATGGGCTCCGCCGCGGCGGTGGTGTCGGCGGTCATCGCCGCGGCGGCCGCTCAGAACGGAgggcagcaccaccaccaccaccaccaccaccacggcaACAGCCACCACCAGGCGGCCGGCGTCCAGTCCAACGGCACCTCTGGGACGGTCCACCCGCACATGCGCCTGGACGACCGGTTCTCAGACGACCAGCTGGTCTCGATGTCGGTGCGGGAGCTGAACCGGCAGCTGCGGGGGGTCAGCAAGGAAGAGGTGATCCGATTGAAACAGAAGAGGAGGACCCTAAAGAACAGAGGCTACGCGCAGTCGTGCCGGTACAAGCGGGTCCAGCAGCGGCACGTCCTGGAGGGGGAGAAGACGCATCTCATCCAGCAGGTCGATCACCTAAAGCAGGAGATCTCCAGGCTGGTGCGGGAAAGGGACGCGTACAAAGAAAAGTATGAGAAGCTCATCAGCAACGGCTTCAGAGAAAATGGATCGAGCAGTGACAACAACCCTTCATCCCCGGAGTTTTTCAT